The proteins below come from a single bacterium genomic window:
- a CDS encoding ATP-binding protein: MEKEWDQEIIQHYIDNGIEESTGLEYKGADSLDKSDGKKKEIAKDVSGMANASGGLIFYGIQEYQEKSHKHKPEKIDPIDRTQYSKEWLEQVIASNIQPPISGFTIYPVPINTGTDHVVYVVEVPQSMTAHQVTQNKDYRYYIRLNFEVIPMEDYQIRDVMNRANKPDVVVEFKYIVITDIGSIHEYKLGIKIINKSHLLVNHCMLEFSFPDLKKHDGSDAVMYEVIPDYSSDKIWVKKESGSIHVVYRSDDVLFPKQEKEIGDIFTLQYKFNRDIFNNLNRYPKIKWTLYADDMIPKNGEMSVPHCF, from the coding sequence ATGGAAAAAGAATGGGATCAGGAAATAATTCAGCACTATATTGATAATGGAATAGAAGAAAGTACAGGTTTAGAGTATAAAGGTGCTGATTCACTCGATAAAAGTGACGGTAAAAAGAAAGAAATAGCAAAAGATGTTTCCGGAATGGCGAACGCTTCCGGGGGATTGATATTTTACGGTATACAGGAATACCAAGAAAAATCTCACAAACATAAACCTGAAAAAATTGATCCCATCGATCGCACACAGTACTCTAAAGAGTGGCTGGAACAAGTTATTGCATCCAATATTCAACCTCCCATATCAGGATTTACCATTTATCCTGTGCCAATAAATACCGGAACAGATCATGTCGTTTATGTTGTTGAAGTTCCACAGAGCATGACTGCACATCAGGTTACTCAAAATAAAGATTATAGATATTACATTCGATTGAATTTCGAAGTTATACCAATGGAGGATTATCAGATAAGAGATGTAATGAACCGAGCTAACAAACCTGATGTTGTTGTTGAATTCAAATATATCGTAATAACAGATATTGGTAGTATTCATGAATATAAATTAGGAATAAAGATAATAAATAAAAGCCATTTGTTGGTAAATCATTGCATGCTGGAATTCTCATTTCCTGATTTAAAAAAACATGACGGAAGTGATGCCGTTATGTATGAAGTTATACCTGATTATTCCTCTGATAAGATTTGGGTAAAAAAAGAATCAGGATCAATACATGTAGTTTACCGTTCCGATGATGTTTTATTTCCAAAACAAGAGAAAGAGATTGGAGATATATTTACTTTACAATACAAGTTTAATCGTGATATTTTTAATAACTTAAATAGATATCCTAAAATAAAATGGACTTTATATGCCGATGATATGATACCTAAAAATGGGGAAATGTCTGTACCACATTGTTTTTAA
- a CDS encoding alpha/beta fold hydrolase: protein MKNLLKILAVAIIVLVLFCPGISFAALTTEEIGEHIWFGVLNVSGHAQFRIAIEVLRKADGNLAAFLTSIDQRDIGILADEFSFENGTARFVIKVADIVIEGPINEDDLSIDAQFTQGGNTIPLPLKIVEELPVIPKKQDPVKPYPYDEETVVFDNPAVGVKLAGTMTIPRSPGPHPAVLLLSGSGPMERNEKAFGHKPFLVLSDYLTRNGFAVLRYDKRGVGRSTGDHHSAKPSDFASDALAGFRYLRSRPDVDPRAVGIVGHSEGGLIAPMIATESPDVAFIVMLAGPGISNCEGIVLQNCAIRRAKGMSEADIVIFHDWIERYHVILRDEKDDDVARKKLNSLFDNMTEDEKRIVPTPRHAIDADLSSPWFREFIAGDPRPTLRKVTCPVLALNGSKDVQVSAKENLRGIEESLKAAGNTRYTVKEMPDMNHLFQVTDKTGAVEEYKDIEETMSPVVLDTIAQWLVSQTERYAQGK, encoded by the coding sequence ATGAAAAATCTCTTGAAAATTTTGGCTGTCGCGATCATTGTTCTTGTCCTGTTCTGCCCGGGTATCTCCTTCGCGGCACTGACCACGGAGGAGATCGGGGAACATATATGGTTCGGTGTTCTCAACGTCTCTGGCCATGCTCAGTTCAGGATAGCGATTGAAGTGTTGCGTAAAGCGGACGGGAATCTTGCCGCTTTTTTGACCAGTATCGACCAGAGGGATATCGGCATTTTGGCCGATGAGTTTTCCTTTGAAAACGGAACTGCCCGATTTGTAATAAAGGTTGCGGATATTGTCATCGAAGGTCCGATCAACGAGGATGACCTCTCGATCGATGCACAGTTCACGCAGGGGGGGAACACCATACCCCTGCCCCTGAAAATCGTTGAGGAACTTCCCGTTATCCCGAAGAAACAGGACCCGGTAAAACCCTATCCTTATGATGAAGAGACGGTTGTTTTCGATAATCCCGCGGTTGGGGTCAAACTCGCCGGTACGATGACCATACCACGGTCCCCGGGGCCGCATCCTGCGGTTCTCCTCCTGTCGGGTTCGGGTCCCATGGAACGTAACGAAAAAGCATTCGGCCACAAACCGTTCCTCGTGCTCTCCGATTATCTCACACGGAACGGGTTCGCGGTTCTCCGTTATGACAAGCGCGGAGTAGGCAGGTCCACCGGGGATCATCACTCGGCAAAACCGTCCGATTTTGCCAGCGATGCCCTTGCCGGGTTCCGGTATCTGAGAAGCCGCCCCGATGTCGATCCGCGTGCTGTCGGCATTGTCGGGCACAGCGAGGGAGGCCTGATTGCTCCCATGATTGCTACCGAATCCCCGGATGTGGCCTTCATCGTTATGCTCGCCGGGCCGGGAATCAGCAACTGTGAGGGTATCGTTTTACAGAATTGCGCCATCAGGCGGGCGAAAGGCATGAGCGAAGCCGACATCGTGATATTCCACGACTGGATCGAACGATATCATGTCATTCTCAGAGACGAAAAGGATGATGATGTCGCCAGAAAGAAACTGAACAGCCTGTTTGACAATATGACCGAAGATGAAAAAAGGATTGTTCCCACACCAAGACACGCCATCGACGCCGACCTCTCCTCACCGTGGTTCAGGGAATTCATAGCCGGCGATCCCCGGCCGACGCTGCGTAAAGTAACATGCCCGGTGCTTGCATTGAACGGCAGCAAGGACGTGCAGGTTTCCGCAAAGGAAAACCTCAGAGGAATCGAGGAATCGCTGAAGGCCGCAGGAAACACCCGGTACACCGTGAAAGAAATGCCGGATATGAACCATCTTTTCCAGGTAACGGACAAGACCGGCGCTGTGGAGGAATACAAAGACATCGAGGAAACCATGTCCCCCGTTGTGCTGGATACGATCGCACAGTGGCTGGTAAGTCAGACAGAACGATACGCTCAGGGAAAGTGA
- a CDS encoding alpha/beta fold hydrolase: protein MKDFLRRTAVVIIALVTICPCISSAAPSAENVTGEHIWLGVLKVPNAELRMVIEIFRKADGNLTAALSSPDQGAYGIPVDEFSLADGTARFVIKAANLVIEGPINDKDMTIDAQFKQGSESLPLPLKIVEEVPSRPPRKQDPVKPYPYIEEAVVFDNPEGGVKLSGTLTIPRTQGVHPAVLLVAGSGPNDRNGTSYGHFWLLADYLTRNGFAVLRYDKRGIMRSTGNYRSATTTDFAGDALAGVRYLMRHSDIDHGAVGMIGHSEGAFIVAQVASESPDVAFIVMLGGTGINHYDLEVLQDCAEIGQSKGLGDADIAVIRSWSQRFYAIAKDEKDDAVAEKKMRDMYANMTDDEKRLIGENEWNMGWTLQAKNAISPWFREFIAGDPQPILRKVTCPTLALTGSKDVQCPPKENLKGIEESLKAGGNTRYTVIEMPDLNHLFQTATTGSPDEYSKLEETIAPSALDTIAQWLTGQTGKYVSSK from the coding sequence ATGAAAGACTTTTTGAGAAGAACAGCCGTTGTGATTATCGCTCTTGTTACGATCTGTCCATGCATTTCTTCCGCAGCGCCGTCTGCCGAAAACGTGACGGGAGAGCATATCTGGCTCGGTGTCCTGAAGGTTCCCAACGCTGAGCTTAGAATGGTGATTGAAATATTCCGCAAAGCCGACGGGAATCTTACGGCTGCACTCAGTAGTCCCGACCAGGGCGCATATGGTATCCCGGTCGATGAATTTTCCCTTGCGGACGGAACCGCGCGTTTTGTAATAAAAGCCGCAAATCTTGTTATCGAAGGTCCGATCAACGATAAAGACATGACGATCGATGCGCAGTTCAAGCAGGGCAGCGAATCGTTACCTCTTCCCCTGAAAATTGTTGAAGAGGTGCCTTCCCGCCCTCCAAGAAAACAGGACCCTGTAAAACCCTATCCCTATATCGAGGAAGCTGTAGTTTTCGATAATCCCGAAGGTGGTGTCAAACTGTCCGGCACTCTGACCATTCCCCGGACACAGGGGGTGCATCCGGCAGTCCTGCTCGTGGCGGGTTCGGGGCCGAATGACCGCAATGGAACATCGTACGGACATTTCTGGCTGCTCGCCGATTATTTGACGCGGAACGGATTTGCCGTTCTCCGGTATGACAAACGCGGAATCATGCGTTCGACCGGGAATTATCGTTCGGCAACAACGACCGATTTCGCCGGTGATGCCCTTGCCGGGGTACGGTATCTCATGAGACACTCCGATATCGATCACGGGGCAGTCGGCATGATCGGGCACAGCGAGGGAGCTTTTATCGTTGCGCAGGTGGCGTCCGAAAGCCCCGATGTGGCCTTTATCGTGATGCTCGGCGGGACAGGAATCAACCACTACGATCTTGAGGTTTTACAGGATTGCGCGGAAATAGGACAGTCGAAAGGTTTGGGCGATGCCGACATCGCGGTAATCCGCAGCTGGTCGCAACGGTTTTATGCCATTGCGAAGGACGAAAAGGATGACGCGGTCGCCGAGAAAAAAATGCGGGACATGTACGCGAATATGACCGACGACGAGAAACGTCTTATCGGCGAAAACGAGTGGAATATGGGCTGGACTCTCCAGGCAAAGAACGCCATCTCGCCGTGGTTCAGGGAATTTATAGCCGGTGATCCGCAGCCGATACTGCGGAAGGTCACATGTCCGACGCTCGCGCTGACCGGCAGCAAAGATGTCCAGTGTCCCCCGAAAGAAAACCTCAAAGGGATCGAGGAATCGCTGAAAGCCGGAGGGAATACCCGGTACACTGTGATAGAAATGCCGGACCTGAACCATCTCTTCCAGACAGCCACAACCGGTTCTCCCGATGAATACTCGAAACTCGAGGAAACCATTGCCCCGTCAGCTTTGGATACGATCGCACAGTGGTTGACCGGTCAGACAGGAAAATACGTCAGCAGTAAATAG